One Cucumis melo cultivar AY chromosome 8, USDA_Cmelo_AY_1.0, whole genome shotgun sequence genomic window, taagaaagaaaaaatggtgTGAAATGGAAATCCTTCAACTCTTTTTCCATCAACCGATGGCCCCATGCTCTTAAATAGTAAATACTATTTCTCCAACTCACTTTAACGTAACACAAACAAATTCTACTCattcatatatattatttgaatcctcaataatttgtttttttattttattttattaaatatttatttagtgAATTCCACACCATTCTTAATAAATTAACGGCTAATAAGGTCAccattttttttgttagaaatGTTTTATAAGGTAACACCATTTATCATTCATTAATACTCCCCCATTTTCATGCATATgcatctttatatatatatatatatatatatagtcttaTTACCCACGACTAAACTGGTgtttaccaaaaattcttaatttttataaatagaaACAGAGTTGGTCTAAAATTTATTTAAGTAAATAAACCACATCCAAAATGATAACTAAGGAAtacttttaatttaattcatacaaaaaaaaaaaaaaaaaaagttaaaatgaaaatgaaagttTCTTCTTAGTGGCCGCGATAATTTCCCTACTTTGACGGTTTAGTTGTTTCAGAATCATCTAAAGTTAAGCATATTGTCCGGTTCTTCCGATAGGAAACGGAGAAATGAGGTTTGAATTGAATGAACTGAGATAGAGAAAAAAATACCTGTTCTGGAGAATCGGAATCGAGATCTCGACGGCGAGGAACGAAGAGATTCCGGCGAGGTGGCGGGCGGTGATAAGATGAAACAGCAGAGAACAGAGAAGCAAAGGCGACGATGGCGAGGGCGAGGGCGATAGTTAAGGCCGGTGGAAAGGAGGGAGTTTTTCTATGGGAATCCGCCATTAGTTAGAGTAAATGGAAACAGAGAAATTGGGAATTGGAGTATTTGGAAAAATTGGAATATTTGTGTATGTAACGTCTAAGCTTTGCCCCTAAAACGGATTTTATATGAAAAGGTGGGGAAGGTTTTGAGATTATCGATTTTAGCCATAGTCCTGAACTGACCATCACCTATTACGTGTACGGACAAATCTGCTAAAGTGCACGTGACCCACGGGGCCCTACTTTCGTACACGTGTCATTTTTGGAAAATTGTTTCTATACTTATTTTTATGCTCATTTTGATCAAAGTATTCCTTTTAGTTATTAATCTATTTTAATGTTTGATTATTAGGAGTATATCATAACTTAGGTACCTCACTAATTTGGTTTCAATTAACAACTTCTTTTAATAGGGGATTGACCCTCTACATCTAAAATaagaaaagtttaatttttaatatcaatactttgaattttttttttctcttattccaaaataatattCTTTTGTTGAACTAAAACTATAGAAATTGATTTTGTAACAAATGATTAAAGATAGAAAAGAGGGATGTGATGTTGTTATTGTCATTCCTATTTTGAGTACAATAGATGGAAATATGTGAAAGTGTTCgatgtaattttaaatttatctttactCATCAACTTAAGTTTTTTTCGTCAACTTTTGATTTAATGTAATATCAAAGAAAGCAATCATTTGTCTAAATAGTTCAATGTTATTTCCAACATTTGATATATGATGTATGACGATTTTTTAACCAAAAGCCCAACCTTGATGTTCTCTCCCAACTAAAATATACTTAAGTGTCCTATGtatacaataaaataaagattaaaaaaaatgaaagagcTTGACTTAATTTGTTTATATGTATTATTAACAAAATTAGATCTAGATGCTATAATTATGGAGAAAATTACTTTGTATTTAACACCAATATCTTTTCCTTGTTTAGTACTATTTTTGTGTATAAATGTACATGTATATTGTAATATTCTTCAAGAAATATACCAAAAAGTTACATGGTATCATAGCCTCCTTTTCTaacctagccgccgccgcctcCATCTCGTTTTTCAGTATCCTGCATCAGTTTTCTGCGGCCATCGGCGAAACAGCTCTCTGCGCATCAGTCCCCTGCTCGATTTGTTCATCCATCTGCGCCCATCCATCGCCGCCCGATTTTCGCCACAGCTCGATTTTCGCCGTCGCTGCTCGTCGTGAGCACATTCCAATCCAACTTCAGTTTTTTGCACAGCCCGATTTTCCTCGCCGCTGTTCGTTGTAAGCCCATTCCCGTCCAGCTTCAATTTCAGAAAAACACCCAAATCTTTTACAGATCTTCGCCGCAACCACAACGCGTCGTCTGCACCAATCTGCCCCCGTTCAAACTCAGTCCATTCAGATCCGTTCAAATCGGCTGCCGCATTCAGATCTGCCACCACGTTCAGATCTATTTAGTCCATTCAAACTCCGTCTGTTGCAGATTCACTGCCGCGTGAAGCTCCCAAGTCCGCCGTCTACAGAACCATTCCCGTTGTGTTTCATTATGTGATTATAGATCTGCATCTTAGTTACCATGGAGAAAAACGACGTAACTCGCCCCATTAACACCATTCTTGATGGTACAAATTATATTACATGGGCACACCAAATGAGAAGTTTTTTGATAGGTCGGAAGTTATGGCGTATTGTTACGGGAGATATCACCAAACCTATCAAACCCACTCCTCCAATGAAAAACACTGGTAATACTGTAAACACTTCTGATGTATTGATCCATGAAACGACTACAGAGGATATTAAATACATTAAAAGATTTGAGGACTGGGATATCAAAAACCATCAAATGATCACCTGGTTAGGTAACACTTCTATTCCAACCATCCATACTCAGTTTGATGCTTTCGATACTGCGAAAGAACTTTGGGATTTTTTGTCTACACATTTTCAGTCTATAGGTATTGCTCATTATTATCAGTTGCATTCTACACTTATTAGTCTAAATCAGGAAGTGGGTCAATCTGTGAATGAATATCTAGCTACTCTTCAGCCCATTTAGACTTAGTTAGACCAGGCAAAAATTAGCCCTGATCATATTCGTCTCATCAAAGTCTTAATGGGTCTCAGACCAGAATATGAATTCGTTCGTGCTGCTTTGTTACATCGACCCTCTGCCTTCTCTTGACGCTGCTGTTCAGGAAATCTTATTAGAGGAGAAAAGACTTGGCATTGTCTCCGCTCTGCCATCTGACGTCGCTCTTGCCATTACTCATCTTCGACGGCCTAATGGGACCAGTTTATGCAAGAATTGCAAACTTCATGACCATAAGTTTGCTAACTGTCCTACCACTGAGTGCAGATATTGTCACAAACGAGGTCACATTTTGGATTATTGTCCAACTCGTCCACCTCGCCCCTCTGGTCACTCGCAGAAACCCAAGTTCTCCTCTAAAACTGGTTCTCCATCTGTTGTTGTTGCTGCTACACCATCTGATATCACTCCACCTTCGAGCCTTCAGTTAACTGATCTTCATGATCTACTAAAACAGGTGATCTCTTCCAACTCTACTGCTCTTGCTGTCACCCCAGGTACCTCTTGGCTCCTTGACTCGGCTTGTTGTAATCACATGACTTCTAACATTTCATTGTTATTCTCTCATATTCCTATTCACTCACTTCCTCCAATTCACTCTATTGATGGTAATCACATGTCTATTTCTCACATTGGCACTGTTAATACACCCACCATAAAACTTTCCAACACCTACCATGTCCCCAATCTTACATTCAAACTAGCCTCTGTTGGCCAATTATGTGACGTTGGACTTACTATTGTCTTTTCTTCTCATGGTTGTCAGGTTCAGGACTCTCAGACGGGACAAGTGATTGGTACGGAACGGAAGGTGGGTCGATTATTTGAGCTCACATCTCTTCAGCACTCTCCTATGTTCCCTGCCATTTCTGCTCCAGCCACTGATGACACTATATGTCAGTGGCATCTTCGTCTAGGTCATACATCCTCTGATAAACTCCGTAGTTTAGCTTCTAATGGTCTTTTGAATAATGTTTCTAAGTTTAGTACTCTTGACTGTTTAAATTGCAAACTAGCCAAACAACATGCTTTGTCCTTTCCTAATTCTGCTTCTTTATGTGATAAACATTTTGGCCTAATTCACTCTGATATTTGGGGACCTGCTCCATGTTCCACGGTCAATGGCTATcgatattttgttttattgaaCGATAAACCTTTAGCTATGATGGCTCTATTAAACGATACAAAGCACGACTTGTTGCTAAAGGTTATTTTCAGGAATATGGCATTGATTATGAAGAAACGTTTGCCCCAGTAGCTCGAATGACATCTGTCCGTAGTCTGTTAGCCATTGCCGCTGCTAAACAATGGTCCCTTCTTCAAATGGATGTTAAAAATGTGTTCCTAAATGGAACCCTATCTGAAGAAGTTTATATGAAGCCACCATCTGGCATTACTCCACCACCGCAGAAAGTATGTCTCCTTCGCTGTGCTCTCTATGGTCTCAAACAAGCTCCTCGAGCTTGGTTTGCAACATTTAGCTCTACTATTACCCAACTTGGGTTCACCTCCAGTACTCATGATTCCGCCTTATTTACTCATCAGACGTCTACTGGTATTATTCTCCTTCTTTTgtatgttgatgacatgatcATTACAGGAGATGACCCTCAAGCCATATCTGATTTGCAAAAATTACCTCGGTCAACATTTTGAGATGAAAGGCTTAGGAAATCTCAGCTACTTTCTTAGTCTTGAGATCTCATCGTTACCCAGTGGCTACTATTTATCTCAAGCAAAATATGCTTCTGACCTCATCAATCGATCTGGTATTAGTGACTCTGCTACATCCTCAACACCTTTGGATCCCAATGTGCGTCTCACTCCTTTTGATGGTGTTCCTCTTGAGGACCCCACCTTATATCGGCAACTTGTTGGCAGCCTAATTTACTTAACTGTGACTCGTCCAGATATTTCATATGCAGTTCACATTGCTAGTCAGTTCATGACTGCTCCTCGTACAATTCACTTCACTGCCGTCCTTCGTATTCTTCGCTACATTAAAGGCACTCTGGGTCATGGTCTACAGTTCTCCTCCCAATCGTCCCTGGTTCTCTCTGGATTCTCTGATGCTGATTAGGCAGGTGATCCAACTGATCAACGATCTACAACTGGTTATTGCTTATATCTAGGTGACACTCTTATCTCCTGGAGAAGCAAGAAACAATCTGTTGTTTCCCGTTCTAGCACCGAGTCTGAATATCGTGCTCTAACTGATGCCACTTCAGAATTACTATGGCTTCGTTGGCTTCTTACTGATATGGGGGGCCCCCAGACATCACCCACTATTCTTCATTGTGATAATCGAACTGCTATTCAGATTGCATGCAATGATGTATTCCATGAACAAACAAAGCACATTGAGAATGGTTGTCACTTTGTTTGCCATCACCTTCATAGCAACACTCTTCATCTCAAATCCATCTCTACCACCGATCAACCTGCAGATATCTTCACCAAAGCTCTGCATTCTCCTCGTTTCACCCAACTAATTCACAAACTCAAGGTGGTCTCAACTCTCCCATCTTGAATTTGAAGGAGGGTATTAACGAAATTAGATCTAGATCCTATTATTATGGAGAAAATTACTTTGTATTTAACACCAATATCTTTTCCTTCTTGTTTGGTACTATTTTTGTGTATAAATGTACATGTATATTGTAATATTCTTCCAGAAATATACCAGAAAATTACATGTATGAAAAATGAGAATGTTGCTAAGAGAAATCTTCGTGTTTGCGTGACAAAACACTTATCAGATAGGttgcaaaaatatataataaattggGTCCCAAAGTTTTTGCCACTTTCATAATCGGTTGAGTTCACGAAAAGCTATTTTCAAAAGTTCACATTAAAAAAGATTCCATGAGAAAACAGAAATGGAAGGAACTTGCTATTTAGCAATAGGATATATATTTAAACCTCTTACCTTATGATTTTCAACACTCTACCTACACCATTTGCAATCCAACTTTTCTTACATGCCTTATCACTTtactacgtcatttttatttgccatttttgtttgtttgaatgCTTTTAAGAATGAAGATCATCGACATAAATcaatataattcttttttttacttattttgtCCTTTaacatacattttttaaaattcttaagAGATACGTGATTAGTTTGATGACATATATTAAAACTAGTTGAATTACATAGTTAGGTTTATAAGAGTTCCACAGTAAAAGAACTTGTAGAGACTCAATCGTCTAattatcatttatatatttattcatTAAAGTAGGTTTATGAAAAAAACATACTTAGAGAACACAtcaaactttggtaacccaacTCAATGACACAACATCTATATGTGGGGGTCTTAGATCCATGATAAGAGATTATTTTGCTCGTGTAGTAATTGATCGTTACAATGTTATGACTGAGCATACAACACTCTAAACATAGATCAATGAGATTGACTTCAACAATTAGAATTGTATTGTACAATGACAATTGCATAACATTAATAAGGACAACTCCCTCTTAATGAATATCCACGTGCAATCCTAGCTTCAAGCATCCTTATGTCGTTAATTCTCAAAAGTGTGCTTACCTCTTGTCACAATATATATTCTAACAACCCATAATGGCAAAACCAACTTTCAAATAAtctgaaaaaaataaagatcTCCCATAAAAGTGGGATATCATAAAAGCAAGTCAAAAAGTCTCAACCACcgtatttaaatatataattaataaatcagGGAATGGAACCAACATCATAATCATAACAGTTTAGATAGACACATTTGAAGAATTTAAACCATTTAAATCTCGAATATTGAGTAATATTTACCTAGGAAGTTTTGCTACATTTATGTAGTAAAAGAATTATGGATTAATTAGAATGAAgtatttatttaatttggtGGAGGGGGGAACGGGTGAGTTTGTGTAGCGAAATTGGTCAATGAGAGAGTTGAAACGTTACTCGACCGCCCGCCCACAAGTTTTGCCACTGATTTCATCAAACATGGCCTTTGCTTTGCCTTTTCTCCAACCAAAACTAATTCTGTTGAAATTAAATTGAccattttgtttgtttaatGTTCTTTAAACTTTGCTTACACTTTAAGCTTTATAAACTATCCACTTTTTCCAAccatttttaactttttgttaAGAAGATACCCTGATgcttcaaatattaaaaatacaaatatattcTTTCAATTATTGAATCCATCCAACATTAACCGGATGgatttgaaaattaagctttAAAAATACATTGTAATCTGAAAGCTAAGTCCAATAACTGGAAGGGTTGCTGTCAAACACAAAAACCAAACAGTTCGTTCACACATTTGaattattttgaaaatcttaAGAAAACCGTCAATATCTTGAAACAAAATTGGAATGATATAACTCGATAAACAAATTTGTGagaaaggaattttttttttgtgaaatttCACCCTAGTATCTATATATTATAATTGGTAGCAGTATTCAACAAACATTGCATTATGCAGAAAGATGGTTACATTAATTACTCTAACATATTTTGAATAAAGCTTAAATCGATCAAGTAATTTTAATGAGAAATTAATATTGTAGAAATCGTtatattttgtttcaaaaacTTGATGGCTTTTAATATTTTGATCTCAAAAAATCATGTAGGGTAGCGAAGTGATACTCTCGTGCTTGATATCATTTCGTTTTTGTCATATTTAGAGATTGCATGTATGTAACAACCGAATCATGGATGATAATCATCCATGTAAGAATCTATGTGAAACTTATCATCATATTAAGTCAATTTTATgtggaaaattttaattaaaaaccATTTTCAAGGTCTAAATTGATTTGCTTCAGCGGCAAGTCTTCACAAACAGCTACGATCATCTTCTTTCTCTCCCTCTTCTACTTTGCATTACAAAGAGCAAAATTGAGCTTCAAAGAACGAGAATAAGAGTGAAGATCAAAGAGCCACAGTAGGAGAGTGAGACCATGAGACAAAGGAAACGTAAAATCTCTTTGTTAATTTTGACATCACCAACGAatcaaaaagaaattaatttaaaaagtgAGACAAAGCTCATTCCCAGATTTAGTTCATCCATTTAACAAACTAGAGAGTCCAAAGGAAGAAAATAACTTTGAAATCATGACTGTTGTAAAACATtctagaaaaaggaaaatatacatatatacttGGATATAATAACATCATAAAAAATTGTGATTTGTCTCTGCTTTATAATTATAGGGAGGAATAAAATAAGTTGATTTGCATATTGTCATATACAAGTAAAATATCAATAAAAGTAGTTGTAATCCAATCCATAAAAAATGAAGTATTTATCAAATAGCGTTCCACTATACTATACATTGTGATGACGATGCAAGCATATGATGTGGCAACTCAAACAACAAATAAAGCTACACGTAGCAAATTGGTGACATCCCACAAACCCAATTATCCTCTTCGTTTTTTGGCCGACACATTCACAAATGATGTGGTGGACCAATTAGAAAAAGAATAATCCATGGCAAATTGACATGGAAAGAAGTGTGGCTACCGATCAACCAACGCACATATTGTAAATACATTGCACAAGCAGCCCCAAACCATTTGCAACATCCAAAACTTAATGATAAACGTCgagaaaattaaatataacaaTGATCAAACACAGAATATTTCTAATTTAGCGTAGGTTTTATCATCTTAATGACGAATATATGTATGAAGATTATAGAAGTTCAATGGGTTTAAgtagagaagaaagatgaacaCCATCCATTCAATGGAAGTAAAGATTGATTGATACTTTCAATTCTGAAaccaaaagggaaaaaaatcgaaattcatttttttacaacaaaaccCATCTTCCACACTTAATTTTATATTGTAGCGAGATAGAGAGAAAGACCAGTAGCGGCAGCGAGTGCGACGTTGAACGGGGACCGGACGGCTGAAAGAGAGATTGCACGGCGGCGAAGGTGATCGGATGATTGGCCACCGTGAAGTTTGCTCTTAATCGTCACCATGGTAGTCATAAGGGCCTAAGAAATCGTTCAAATCCTCTCTAGTTTGTCGGCTTTGACGACGGGGTTTGCTCGAGCAATCTCCTCTCTTCCGATTGACTTGAAGTCGAAGGTGCAGCCGTGTTTCTCCGGGTACCTATGAGCCCCACAGAACGTGGTTCCACATCTGCATTTGAACCCGGTCAAACCCACCTTCTTACGGCACGATGAACAACGGTTCGGGCTCGGGCTCGGGCTGGGGTTTGTGACATCAGATCCGACCGCCGCAAGGGGAGGGATGGTCAGATCTGTGGTGGTGTCCGGCAGGGACAAGGCGACAACAGGAGGAACAGGGGGAGGATCGATTGGGGAagaggaaggagaaggagaTGATGAGGCCGAGAGAGCGGCTTGGATGGTGGACTTTGTGGAGGCTTGTTCTTGTTCTTTAAGACGGAAATCTCTATAACATTTGGAGCAGAGATCCATGGTAGCTGGGCTACCAAAGAATCCACAGTTATTGGCGCAGAGACGGTGACCTTCAGGTGCTTGGCATCTGTGCTCTTCCgccatgtctttcttcttcacaACCTCGCGTTTTTAGATTCACAACGAAGAGTTATCTC contains:
- the LOC103500891 gene encoding zinc finger A20 and AN1 domain-containing stress-associated protein 4, with the protein product MAEEHRCQAPEGHRLCANNCGFFGSPATMDLCSKCYRDFRLKEQEQASTKSTIQAALSASSSPSPSSSPIDPPPVPPVVALSLPDTTTDLTIPPLAAVGSDVTNPSPSPSPNRCSSCRKKVGLTGFKCRCGTTFCGAHRYPEKHGCTFDFKSIGREEIARANPVVKADKLERI